A region from the Plutella xylostella chromosome 8, ilPluXylo3.1, whole genome shotgun sequence genome encodes:
- the LOC105383770 gene encoding E3 ubiquitin-protein ligase RNF25: MSETLDERITDELEALEAILLNDVVIKAVDNMPIFIETVVHPSTGDDAEQQYVCVTLGVTLPPGYPDVRPDVVLRNPRGLDDCLITSIKEQIRDKLDECIGQPVVFELIELIRENLTESNLPSGQCVICLYGFAAGDIFIKTQCYHYFHSHCLASHLIAGEKYYKEEFEKLPNWQQMQAPPYQQTCPVCRSQVTCDVETLKLAPPPMESITAPPFCLTAELKALQLKMASLLAHQVAKGGVVGAGDDGPPPLTITTAADNEDNEATNASPSAPPEAAKAGAVNNGGAVNANTSNETPSSPGARQAYRGPYRGFNRRGKPGRRGRGAQR; encoded by the exons ATGTCGGAAACTTTGGACGAGAG GATAACCGACGAACTAGAAGCGTTGGAGGCGATATTACTAAACGATGTGGTGATAAAAGCGGTGGACAACATGCCGATATTCATCGAGACCGTGGTGCATCCTTCCACTGGCGATGACGCGGAGCAGCAGTACGTGTGCGTGACGCTCGGCGTGACGCTCCCGCCGGGGTATCCGGACGTCCGCCCGGACGTCGTGCTCAGGAACCCCAGAGGCCTCGATGACTGTCTGATCACAAGTATCAAGGAACAGATTCGGGATAAGCTTGATGAGTGTATCGGACAGCCGGTGGTGTTTGAGTTGATTGAG TTAATAAGAGAAAACCTAACCGAGAGTAACTTGCCGAGCGGTCAGTGTGTGATATGCCTGTACGGGTTTGCGGCGGGAGACATCTTCATCAAGACACAGTGCTACCACTACTTCCACAGTCACTGCCTGGCGAGCCACCTCATCGCCGGCGAGAAGTATTACAAGGAAGAGTTTGAGAAACTCCCTAATTGGCAGCAAATGCAGGCTCCTCCGTATCAG CAAACCTGCCCTGTGTGTCGGTCGCAAGTGACCTGTGACGTGGAGACCCTGAAGTTAGCCCCTCCGCCCATGGAGTCTATAACTGCACCACCATTCTGTCTCACTGCTGAGCTTAAG GCCCTCCAGCTAAAGATGGCGTCGCTGCTGGCGCACCAGGTGGCGAAGGGCGGGGTGGTGGGCGCGGGGGACGACGGGCCGCCGCCGCTCACCATCACCACGGCTGCGGATAATGAGGATAAT GAGGCGACAAACGCATCGCCCAGCGCGCCCCCGGAGGCGGCCAAGGCGGGGGCGGTGAACAACGGCGGGGCGGTGAACGCGAACACTTCAAACGAGACGCCGAGCTCACCGGGCGCCCGGCAGGCGTATCGCGGACCTTACCG AGGCTTCAACCGCCGCGGCAAGCCGGGCCGCCGCGGCCGGGGCGCCCAGCGGTGA